One window of the Nocardia terpenica genome contains the following:
- a CDS encoding ABC transporter ATP-binding protein, producing MPGSASAQPPVLRAHAVSVTFGKKDAAVVALDEVDLAIAPASFTVIMGPSGSGKTTLMSCLSGLLAPTRGEVVYGDTGLYALADHELSRLRLEHFGFVFQDYGLLESLSARGNILLPARAAGKTVDERRLRGLCEDLGITRYLGMRPDELSGGTQQRVACARALISDPDVIFADEPTGALDSHNAARIRELLRRIVDERGISVVTVTHDPQFVEFADRVLLIRDGRIEQDLVGATVDQVVASAQQRVAM from the coding sequence GTGCCTGGTTCGGCGAGTGCACAGCCTCCGGTTCTGCGGGCGCACGCGGTGAGCGTGACCTTCGGCAAGAAGGATGCGGCCGTGGTGGCGCTGGACGAGGTCGACCTGGCCATCGCGCCCGCGTCGTTCACCGTGATCATGGGTCCGTCCGGATCCGGCAAGACCACCCTCATGTCCTGCCTGAGCGGGCTGCTCGCGCCGACCCGCGGCGAGGTCGTCTACGGCGACACCGGCCTGTACGCCCTGGCCGACCACGAGCTGTCGCGGCTGCGGCTGGAGCATTTCGGCTTCGTCTTCCAGGACTACGGCCTGCTCGAATCGCTGTCCGCGCGCGGCAATATCCTGCTGCCCGCCCGCGCCGCCGGAAAGACGGTCGACGAACGGCGGCTGCGCGGCCTGTGCGAGGACCTGGGCATCACCAGATACCTGGGCATGCGGCCCGACGAACTGTCCGGCGGCACCCAGCAGCGGGTGGCGTGCGCGCGGGCGCTGATCTCCGACCCGGACGTCATTTTCGCCGACGAGCCGACCGGTGCGCTGGATTCGCACAATGCGGCGCGCATCCGGGAACTGCTGCGCCGCATCGTCGACGAGCGCGGCATCTCCGTCGTCACCGTCACCCACGATCCGCAGTTCGTGGAGTTCGCCGACCGGGTGCTGCTCATCCGGGACGGCCGCATCGAACAGGATCTGGTGGGCGCCACCGTCGACCAGGTGGTGGCGTCCGCGCAGCAGCGGGTGGCGATGTGA
- a CDS encoding thiamine pyrophosphate-binding protein → MGIWDEMVIMLERTGARLYTGVPGDDPDIIDAARAAGAEYAALQDQRTAGYAAVGWSRSTGRAAVLATATGPNLLNALIAVSEAYTSRTPLLVVTTLVHDTAVGRGGFQEFPVSGLSDGLFTWTHRVADRAELEWAVSRACYLAEHGRRGPVHLLISPEVAGAEPVPTLPTATAGQPIPAGQPIEALDPVLDVLRGARTPVLLFGGGTRRDEVAEYGVRLADSINALCLVTASGRGGFPEDHPRFGGLAGLYLPPQSKDALDEADVLVVLGSQLEETALMGWESVHRPTLIHVDTDPTVLNRVVAAHHPVICDSGAFLRAACAGLADTGASVAPWWRPWQPETPATTEFVETVRFWTTLRAVLREHPVDVLAQENGLADLWGYYAPCFTLPPGVVPLVPSEQTPLGFGLGAALGAALAGRRALAVGGDGAFLTNLPTLVAAGRARADICYLCLDNGGFGWPSLSRDDTELVDFDAAEPISALAQATGFATATVSEPEALAETLATMVVGRGPRLVVIRLGDRPPFPPAPAVTL, encoded by the coding sequence ATGGGTATCTGGGATGAGATGGTGATCATGCTGGAGCGCACCGGGGCGCGGTTGTATACCGGTGTGCCGGGCGACGATCCGGACATCATCGATGCGGCGCGGGCGGCGGGAGCGGAATACGCTGCGCTCCAGGATCAACGGACGGCGGGCTACGCGGCGGTCGGATGGTCGCGCAGCACCGGCCGCGCCGCCGTGCTCGCCACCGCCACCGGGCCCAACCTGCTCAACGCGCTGATCGCGGTCTCGGAGGCATACACCTCGCGCACGCCGCTGCTGGTGGTGACGACCCTCGTGCACGATACGGCGGTGGGGCGCGGCGGTTTTCAGGAATTCCCGGTGTCGGGCCTGAGCGACGGGCTGTTCACCTGGACCCACCGCGTCGCCGATCGCGCCGAACTGGAGTGGGCGGTCTCCCGGGCGTGCTACCTGGCCGAGCACGGGCGGCGCGGCCCCGTGCATCTGTTGATCTCCCCCGAGGTCGCCGGTGCCGAGCCCGTGCCGACCTTGCCCACCGCGACTGCGGGACAACCGATTCCGGCGGGGCAGCCGATCGAGGCGCTGGACCCGGTGCTCGACGTGCTGCGTGGGGCGCGCACTCCGGTCCTGCTGTTCGGTGGCGGCACCCGGCGCGACGAGGTGGCCGAATACGGTGTGCGGCTGGCGGATTCGATCAATGCGCTGTGCCTGGTGACGGCGTCGGGGCGGGGCGGATTCCCCGAGGATCACCCGCGCTTCGGGGGTCTCGCCGGACTGTATCTGCCGCCGCAGTCGAAGGATGCGCTCGACGAGGCCGATGTGCTCGTGGTTCTCGGCAGCCAGCTCGAGGAGACGGCGCTGATGGGCTGGGAGTCGGTGCACCGGCCCACCCTGATCCACGTCGACACCGATCCGACGGTGCTCAATCGCGTTGTCGCCGCGCACCATCCGGTGATCTGCGACTCGGGCGCCTTCCTGCGCGCGGCGTGCGCCGGGCTCGCCGACACCGGCGCGTCGGTGGCGCCGTGGTGGCGACCGTGGCAACCGGAGACACCGGCTACCACCGAATTCGTCGAGACCGTGCGATTCTGGACCACCCTGCGCGCCGTGCTGCGCGAGCATCCCGTCGACGTGCTCGCCCAGGAGAACGGCCTGGCCGACCTGTGGGGCTACTACGCGCCGTGTTTCACCCTGCCCCCCGGCGTGGTGCCGCTGGTGCCGAGCGAGCAGACACCGCTGGGATTCGGCCTCGGCGCGGCCCTGGGCGCGGCGCTCGCCGGGCGCCGCGCGCTGGCGGTCGGCGGCGACGGCGCCTTCCTCACCAACCTGCCCACCCTGGTCGCCGCGGGCCGCGCCCGGGCCGATATCTGCTACCTCTGCCTGGACAACGGGGGATTCGGCTGGCCGTCGCTGAGCCGAGACGACACCGAACTCGTGGATTTCGATGCCGCGGAGCCGATTTCGGCGCTCGCGCAGGCCACGGGGTTCGCCACCGCGACGGTGTCCGAGCCCGAGGCGCTGGCCGAGACCCTCGCTACCATGGTGGTGGGGAGGGGTCCGCGCCTGGTGGTGATCCGGCTCGGCGATCGCCCGCCGTTTCCACCGGCTCCCGCCGTCACGCTGTAG
- a CDS encoding MaoC/PaaZ C-terminal domain-containing protein: protein MTALGEISDAAAYLADLAAAPARRSRVVVLTQERITAFGRVTDDMQWIHTDPARAAAVGGETIAHGMLVAALIPPLVAELIEPPGIERVINRGFDRLTFAAPVPAGASIHLDAKVIGTEAAPGRVEVHCDVTVWTAARRARICAAGVLRLRFVL, encoded by the coding sequence GTGACCGCCCTCGGCGAAATATCCGACGCCGCCGCGTATCTGGCCGACCTGGCCGCCGCGCCGGCGCGCCGGTCCCGCGTGGTCGTGCTGACCCAGGAGCGGATCACGGCGTTCGGCCGGGTGACCGACGACATGCAGTGGATCCACACCGATCCCGCGCGGGCGGCCGCAGTGGGCGGCGAGACGATCGCGCACGGCATGCTGGTGGCCGCGCTGATCCCGCCGCTGGTGGCGGAGCTGATCGAACCGCCGGGCATCGAACGGGTCATCAATCGCGGCTTCGACCGGCTCACCTTCGCCGCGCCGGTCCCGGCGGGCGCCTCGATTCACCTGGACGCCAAGGTGATCGGCACCGAGGCCGCCCCGGGCCGGGTGGAGGTGCACTGCGATGTGACGGTGTGGACGGCCGCCCGGCGGGCGCGGATCTGCGCCGCGGGCGTGCTCCGCCTGCGATTCGTACTGTGA
- a CDS encoding GNAT family N-acetyltransferase, whose amino-acid sequence MTIHGLWTRLEESRGADPSRMLARVFESAAQRLFAGSAVAPVDDRGLGALADASDRMLGYIYRRDDGGPGAPRPIGIYDCRLAEPARMHVGVVLAGDAAWGDGVGMDAMLALLRYLFHFDGRRAFEMTAAVHNPHTVRIMVHRAVRPEALLADVVADGSRLVELAVGTLTEPEFAEVGYRVPGGSEFTDTRWREVRERVLAQIGAQS is encoded by the coding sequence GTGACCATCCACGGTCTGTGGACCCGGCTCGAGGAGAGCCGGGGCGCGGACCCGTCCCGGATGCTGGCCCGGGTATTCGAATCCGCCGCGCAGCGGCTGTTCGCCGGGTCCGCCGTCGCGCCCGTGGACGATCGGGGCCTCGGCGCGCTGGCCGATGCCTCGGACCGGATGCTGGGCTACATCTACCGCCGCGACGACGGCGGCCCCGGCGCGCCACGGCCGATCGGCATCTACGACTGCCGCCTGGCCGAGCCCGCGCGCATGCACGTCGGCGTGGTGCTGGCGGGCGATGCCGCCTGGGGCGACGGGGTGGGCATGGACGCCATGCTGGCGCTGCTGCGCTACCTGTTCCACTTCGACGGCCGCCGGGCCTTCGAAATGACCGCGGCCGTGCACAATCCGCACACCGTCCGGATCATGGTCCACCGCGCGGTGCGGCCCGAGGCCCTGCTCGCCGATGTGGTCGCCGACGGATCGCGGCTGGTCGAACTGGCCGTCGGCACGCTGACCGAACCGGAGTTCGCCGAGGTCGGCTACCGGGTGCCCGGCGGCAGCGAATTCACCGACACCCGCTGGCGCGAGGTACGCGAGCGGGTCCTCGCGCAGATCGGGGCGCAGTCGTGA
- a CDS encoding acyl carrier protein has product MTADANTTIEDRFLEVVAAEVERINDLDDTPTVTVDDAIIDDLELDSLGVLELVLRLQSVFSVALSEEEVVAATTVGDLLKLVNPVRPC; this is encoded by the coding sequence GTGACCGCAGATGCGAACACCACGATCGAGGACCGATTCCTCGAGGTCGTCGCCGCCGAGGTGGAGCGGATCAACGACCTCGACGACACCCCGACCGTCACCGTCGACGACGCGATCATCGACGACCTGGAGCTCGACTCGCTCGGCGTGCTGGAACTGGTGCTGCGCCTGCAATCGGTGTTCTCGGTCGCGCTGAGCGAGGAGGAGGTGGTGGCCGCCACCACCGTCGGCGACCTGCTGAAGCTCGTGAACCCGGTGCGGCCGTGCTGA
- a CDS encoding beta-ketoacyl synthase N-terminal-like domain-containing protein, with product MQTTVVDYLGAHRASGSDGASAFEPGPHIVGPEIAHRPRAEVLAHCVDTLLARNPEVEDTRLTVVEAAQTTGAYYPVNLGEYLPPPSLTYERLAAGDRVLISHACASSGLALAVGAALIHRGRCDHVLVLGATDPGFIERAAFASAGALTPRDHCRPFDAAADGTALGFFVGAVLLGPESAARADRPVIGGVGIQTLGLGAQSDLDSQLWCMTHAVEQAGAAPQFVSAHATGTSHGDRVELDAVAALGRSLGDELFLSSCKGELGHSVHSAGLASAIVAFETLRRGRIFGTRRCHDPITAPGAHVLAHGQTVDTAAPTAGLVNAFGFGGTSCSILVRK from the coding sequence ATGCAGACAACTGTCGTAGATTATCTCGGGGCACATCGAGCGAGCGGGAGCGACGGCGCCTCGGCCTTCGAACCCGGCCCGCACATCGTCGGTCCCGAGATCGCCCACCGCCCGCGCGCCGAGGTGCTCGCGCACTGCGTGGACACCCTGCTGGCCCGCAATCCGGAGGTCGAGGACACCCGCCTGACCGTCGTGGAGGCCGCGCAGACCACCGGCGCGTACTACCCGGTCAACCTCGGCGAATACCTGCCTCCACCCAGCCTGACCTATGAGCGGCTGGCCGCAGGGGACCGGGTGCTCATCTCGCACGCCTGCGCCTCCTCCGGACTCGCGCTCGCCGTCGGCGCCGCGCTCATTCACCGCGGCCGATGCGATCACGTGCTGGTGCTCGGGGCCACCGACCCCGGCTTTATCGAGCGCGCCGCGTTCGCCAGCGCGGGCGCGCTCACCCCGCGCGACCACTGCCGCCCCTTCGACGCCGCCGCGGACGGGACGGCGCTGGGCTTCTTCGTGGGCGCGGTGCTGCTCGGGCCGGAGTCGGCGGCGCGCGCGGATCGCCCGGTGATCGGCGGCGTGGGCATCCAGACGCTCGGTCTCGGCGCCCAGTCCGACCTGGACAGCCAGCTGTGGTGCATGACTCACGCGGTCGAACAGGCCGGTGCCGCACCGCAATTCGTCTCCGCGCACGCCACCGGCACCAGCCACGGGGATCGGGTCGAGCTCGACGCGGTGGCCGCGCTCGGGCGGTCCCTCGGCGACGAGCTCTTCCTCTCGTCCTGCAAGGGCGAGCTGGGCCATTCGGTGCACTCGGCCGGATTGGCCTCGGCCATCGTCGCCTTCGAGACGCTGCGGCGCGGCCGGATCTTCGGGACGCGGCGATGCCACGACCCGATCACCGCCCCCGGCGCGCACGTCCTCGCACACGGGCAGACCGTCGACACCGCCGCTCCCACAGCGGGATTGGTCAATGCGTTCGGATTCGGCGGGACCTCCTGCTCGATTCTGGTTCGGAAATGA
- a CDS encoding AMP-binding protein: protein MREARLPILNGVRLAGSEVESLRRELVSVARPGRHALLAPADPIAYAYAYLAARALGVPFVLGTPAQQASAFGPGATVAGLTVVPCPTADLPEPPVVLATTSGTSGSGRYVTWTERALDHQARATAERLAVGATGRYAMALGLGSSYGFSVLNLTFGHGAEFRTCDATAVGQLVGMLKARACDSLDTLPGVWRYLVQAVRVDAELADAVRALTVRGVGGEVVSHDLLDACHDLGAPLHNGYGLTEAGPNVAISIGACYSPRHVGTPLADTEVRVVDDEIQVRSPSVAAHVWDPVARRMIANPDRAADGWLHTRDMGALEPNGLLSVHGRLDSILVSQGWKLHSSVLEQRVRGAGGSPLEVAVLQVDPERNGRRRLVLVAITDTDGPTLERAIVADAKSFPPQFKAREILLVRSADVPLTAAGKLDRRRLTARVAAHLNGSVQMPCRQLS, encoded by the coding sequence ATGCGTGAGGCCCGGCTACCCATCCTGAACGGCGTCCGGCTGGCCGGGTCGGAGGTGGAATCGCTGCGCCGCGAACTGGTTTCGGTGGCGAGGCCCGGGCGGCACGCGCTGCTCGCCCCCGCGGACCCGATCGCCTACGCCTACGCCTACCTGGCCGCGCGGGCGCTCGGCGTGCCGTTCGTACTCGGCACCCCGGCGCAGCAGGCGAGCGCCTTCGGCCCGGGTGCGACGGTCGCCGGTCTGACCGTGGTCCCCTGCCCGACCGCCGACCTGCCGGAACCGCCCGTGGTGCTCGCCACCACCTCCGGCACCAGCGGCAGCGGCCGCTATGTGACCTGGACCGAGCGTGCCCTCGACCATCAGGCCCGCGCCACCGCCGAGCGCCTGGCCGTCGGCGCGACGGGCCGCTACGCCATGGCCCTCGGCCTGGGCAGCTCCTACGGGTTCAGCGTGCTGAACCTGACATTCGGTCACGGCGCGGAATTCCGGACCTGCGATGCCACCGCGGTGGGGCAGCTCGTCGGCATGCTGAAGGCGCGCGCCTGCGACAGCCTCGACACCCTGCCGGGCGTGTGGCGGTACCTGGTGCAGGCCGTGCGGGTGGACGCCGAACTCGCGGATGCGGTGCGGGCGTTGACGGTTCGCGGCGTCGGCGGCGAGGTCGTCTCGCACGACCTGCTCGACGCCTGCCACGATCTCGGCGCGCCGCTGCACAACGGATACGGGCTGACCGAGGCCGGGCCGAACGTCGCGATCTCGATCGGGGCCTGCTACTCGCCGCGGCACGTCGGAACGCCGCTGGCGGACACCGAGGTTCGCGTCGTCGACGACGAAATCCAGGTCCGCAGCCCGAGTGTCGCCGCACACGTGTGGGATCCCGTCGCCCGCCGCATGATCGCCAACCCCGACCGCGCCGCGGACGGCTGGCTGCACACCAGGGACATGGGCGCGCTGGAACCGAACGGGCTGCTGTCGGTACACGGCCGACTGGACTCGATCCTGGTCAGCCAGGGCTGGAAACTGCATTCCAGCGTGCTCGAGCAGCGGGTGCGCGGCGCGGGCGGCAGCCCGCTGGAAGTGGCCGTGCTGCAGGTGGATCCGGAGCGCAACGGGCGACGGCGGCTGGTGCTGGTCGCGATCACCGACACCGACGGCCCGACGCTGGAGCGCGCCATCGTCGCGGACGCGAAAAGCTTTCCGCCGCAGTTCAAGGCGCGGGAAATCCTGTTGGTGCGATCCGCGGACGTCCCGCTGACGGCCGCGGGCAAACTGGACCGCCGCCGGTTGACGGCCAGGGTGGCGGCCCACCTGAACGGATCGGTGCAGATGCCATGCAGACAACTGTCGTAG
- a CDS encoding aldehyde dehydrogenase family protein, translating to MKNLSEPALSDRGSPADYHRIVETGCRAAALIECRRDRIRDAMAEIATADSIETEIEDSIRLLRTAGVEYAAYRHSDPDTQLRVFLPANNVLYSTALFILLPSLYLDNVLARPASRVGQVYGELARILSDGPIDVAGRLRTYSQQSFIDVSQGSVVVFNGKPGNGRRVHEDCGSRLFLGFGTGINPIVVGRDLSAPELGVAIDATIDARLYNNGQDCLCPDVIFVDAAVSKEFVTELTRRLERIPVRSSGALPGPVSSPLADKGTYDRAVAEIAALDSAVVWAGDTSAHPRHCPTVVAVRRSDEIAPTAPELFGPIFNVVVYERFDEVVAFLTDAATAELGMYVSAFGEAELIGVDRVGNARNTGNSTAFRFENGHEPFGGYGTDGTLVAGTGIAPTGRPLLLSAELARLANGDTDA from the coding sequence ATGAAGAATCTGTCCGAACCTGCCCTCTCGGATCGGGGCAGCCCGGCCGACTATCACCGGATCGTCGAAACCGGCTGCCGCGCCGCCGCATTGATCGAATGCCGCCGCGACCGCATCCGCGACGCCATGGCCGAGATCGCCACCGCCGACAGCATCGAGACCGAGATCGAGGACTCCATCCGCCTGCTGCGCACCGCGGGCGTCGAGTACGCGGCCTACCGCCACAGCGATCCGGACACCCAGCTGCGAGTGTTCCTGCCCGCCAACAATGTTCTCTACAGCACGGCGCTGTTCATCCTGCTGCCCTCGCTGTATTTGGACAATGTGCTGGCCCGCCCCGCCTCCCGGGTCGGGCAGGTGTACGGCGAACTGGCGCGGATACTGTCCGACGGCCCGATCGATGTCGCCGGGCGGCTGCGCACCTACTCGCAGCAGTCGTTCATCGATGTCTCGCAGGGCAGCGTCGTGGTTTTCAACGGCAAACCCGGCAATGGCCGCCGGGTACACGAGGACTGCGGCAGCCGGTTGTTCCTCGGCTTCGGCACCGGCATCAACCCGATCGTCGTCGGCCGCGACCTGTCCGCGCCCGAACTGGGCGTCGCCATCGACGCGACCATCGACGCGCGGCTGTACAACAACGGCCAGGACTGCCTGTGCCCCGACGTGATCTTCGTCGATGCCGCGGTGTCCAAGGAATTCGTGACCGAGCTGACCCGCCGCCTGGAACGCATCCCGGTCCGATCCAGCGGGGCGCTGCCGGGCCCGGTGAGTTCGCCCTTGGCGGACAAGGGAACCTACGATCGCGCCGTCGCCGAGATCGCGGCGCTGGACTCGGCGGTGGTGTGGGCGGGCGACACCAGCGCGCACCCGCGGCACTGTCCGACGGTGGTCGCCGTGCGGCGTTCGGACGAGATCGCGCCCACCGCACCGGAACTGTTCGGCCCGATCTTCAATGTCGTTGTGTACGAACGATTCGATGAGGTGGTGGCCTTCCTGACCGACGCCGCCACCGCGGAGCTCGGCATGTATGTGAGCGCGTTCGGCGAGGCCGAGCTGATCGGCGTCGACCGGGTGGGCAATGCCCGGAACACGGGCAACAGCACGGCCTTCCGGTTCGAGAACGGGCACGAACCCTTCGGCGGCTACGGCACCGACGGCACGCTCGTGGCCGGGACCGGCATCGCGCCGACCGGTCGCCCGCTGCTGCTGTCGGCGGAGCTGGCCCGCCTGGCGAACGGAGACACGGATGCGTGA
- a CDS encoding SDR family oxidoreductase, with protein MTEQQRPTAVVTGGSRGIGASICARLTDAGYAVHFCYRRAERRAETTVARLRRTGAHIRSHRADITDPGRVAAFAAAVRESGRGVDVLVLNASGGMEREAPPGYADRINGDAQVAVLDAFGALLRPGASIVYLTSVQSHRFGTIDEFDSYHAIAASKHRGERLVGRWCLARTPPVAWTTVVSDMVDGTPAALLMDLREPDASDDRRRAAARNAAPLPTVEAVAAQVVSAVTPARSPGAYVDFVAGGAIGAAVVRQPHPLGSTQ; from the coding sequence GTGACCGAACAGCAGCGGCCGACCGCGGTGGTCACCGGCGGTTCACGGGGCATCGGGGCGAGCATCTGCGCCCGCCTGACCGATGCCGGATACGCGGTGCACTTCTGCTATCGGCGCGCGGAGCGCCGCGCCGAGACCACCGTCGCGCGCCTGCGCCGCACCGGCGCGCACATCCGGTCGCATCGGGCCGACATCACCGATCCCGGCCGGGTGGCCGCGTTCGCCGCCGCGGTCCGCGAATCCGGCCGCGGCGTGGACGTTCTCGTCCTCAATGCCTCCGGTGGGATGGAACGCGAGGCGCCGCCCGGGTACGCCGACCGGATCAACGGTGACGCGCAGGTCGCCGTCCTCGACGCCTTCGGCGCGCTGCTGCGCCCCGGCGCGTCGATCGTCTACCTGACCAGCGTGCAGTCGCACCGCTTCGGCACCATCGACGAATTCGACAGCTACCACGCCATCGCGGCGAGCAAACACCGCGGCGAACGCCTGGTGGGCCGGTGGTGCCTGGCCCGGACGCCGCCGGTGGCGTGGACCACCGTCGTCAGCGACATGGTCGACGGCACCCCCGCCGCCCTGCTCATGGACCTGCGGGAGCCGGACGCCTCCGACGATCGGCGGCGCGCGGCCGCCCGCAACGCCGCGCCGCTGCCCACCGTGGAAGCGGTTGCCGCACAGGTTGTCTCGGCGGTCACCCCGGCGCGGTCGCCCGGCGCGTATGTCGATTTCGTCGCCGGTGGCGCGATCGGCGCGGCCGTGGTCCGCCAACCCCATCCGCTCGGGAGCACGCAATGA
- a CDS encoding class III lanthionine synthetase LanKC N-terminal domain-containing protein, whose product MRFYLETLADPEHFAPLERWRLDAAKNPHLAAIPHGPIDCGDLPPRWHAASRGPWTVVAPVGHEFAPQGWKAHLAPELSDVPEVVTRTARWCFERGLAFKYLARHEYAWALNGKYAPRESSGKVVVVYPDADTDPGEFLRALYEVFGGFRGPRILGDYRLGESIVHTRYGAFTARYGRDAEGEPVLALTDASGRSIPDPRGMRPHTPGFATRPAVIDELAAAPSGPDRPVYRVLSALHMSNTGGVYRATHLETGDEVVLKEARHATGRDAGLRTATDRLRAQRDIMRRLAPTGAVPEVLDHFTQGDSDFLAYRFAPGSTLQEWAAAHNPALIQGHPDRPVSVDAARRFSDSVTRYIGQLSRVVAAAHGAGVVLVDLHPANVIVGPDDSLRLIDLEAATDIGDASATFVGAQGFGRPGVSGPAADEFGIAAVELYLYVPMLPMTFYIPEGLAALVDFAADTFHRNTRWRSGMRKRLGLSETAPGSGVRVGGPNSLRDALERHIDVLTESLGSRIDFEDRYPIPCSPTGFGEFARFGISHGAAGAVWALSRVDRVPERVSTDYRIWLEKNLDRFGALGNGLLDGWAGNIVVSAELGDHDLAARLLDRLVASADLAASPTGVRGGLAGQLLLALWCRTHANLPVTPEWLAAAADEVERRVRDLLRRDDPPPTGLLNGLSGAALALTRAHRVLADRRYLDTARAALDAELATYVEHRAEQRLLFHWDRRIRMLSYLDRGNAGLLVAAAEMDGAWHPGEDTLRALQRAACSRVGVQPGLYIGLAGGLAANAVLRRRTDWLDADYLDRCNEWIAASIMAFSGRGASGFHTPGQLSARASADFATGSAGVLAALAFWTGRGTSWLPGICREVRS is encoded by the coding sequence ATGAGGTTCTACCTGGAAACCCTCGCCGACCCCGAGCATTTCGCGCCGCTGGAACGCTGGCGCCTGGACGCCGCGAAGAATCCGCACCTGGCCGCGATACCGCACGGACCGATCGACTGCGGCGACCTCCCGCCGCGATGGCATGCCGCATCGCGCGGCCCGTGGACCGTCGTCGCACCCGTCGGCCACGAATTCGCCCCGCAGGGCTGGAAGGCGCATCTGGCGCCGGAGCTGTCCGACGTGCCCGAGGTCGTGACCCGGACCGCCCGTTGGTGTTTCGAGCGCGGGCTGGCGTTCAAATACCTCGCCCGCCACGAATACGCCTGGGCCCTGAACGGAAAATACGCACCCCGCGAATCCTCCGGGAAGGTCGTCGTCGTATATCCGGACGCCGACACCGATCCCGGCGAATTCCTGCGCGCCCTGTACGAGGTGTTCGGCGGCTTCCGCGGCCCGCGCATCCTGGGCGACTACCGGCTGGGCGAGTCGATCGTGCACACCCGCTACGGCGCGTTCACGGCCCGCTACGGCCGCGACGCCGAGGGCGAACCGGTGCTCGCGCTCACCGACGCCTCCGGCCGCTCGATACCGGACCCGCGCGGGATGCGGCCGCACACACCGGGATTCGCCACCCGCCCCGCGGTGATCGATGAGCTGGCCGCCGCCCCCTCCGGCCCCGACCGCCCCGTCTACCGCGTGCTGAGCGCGCTGCACATGTCCAATACCGGCGGCGTCTACCGCGCCACGCACCTCGAGACCGGCGACGAGGTGGTCTTGAAGGAGGCGCGGCACGCCACCGGCCGCGACGCCGGGCTGCGCACCGCGACCGATCGGCTGCGCGCGCAACGCGACATCATGCGGCGGCTCGCGCCCACCGGCGCGGTGCCGGAGGTGCTGGACCATTTCACCCAGGGCGACAGCGATTTCCTGGCCTACCGCTTCGCCCCGGGGTCGACGCTGCAGGAGTGGGCGGCGGCGCACAATCCCGCCCTGATCCAGGGGCACCCGGACCGGCCGGTGAGTGTCGACGCCGCGCGGCGGTTCTCGGACTCGGTCACGCGCTACATCGGGCAGTTGTCGCGCGTGGTGGCCGCCGCCCACGGGGCCGGGGTAGTGCTGGTCGACCTGCATCCCGCCAATGTGATTGTGGGACCGGATGATTCGCTGCGGCTCATCGATCTGGAGGCCGCCACCGATATCGGCGACGCCTCCGCCACCTTCGTCGGCGCGCAGGGTTTCGGCCGCCCCGGGGTGAGCGGCCCGGCCGCCGACGAGTTCGGCATCGCCGCGGTCGAGCTCTACCTGTACGTGCCGATGCTGCCGATGACCTTCTACATTCCGGAGGGACTGGCCGCCCTGGTCGACTTCGCCGCGGACACCTTTCACCGGAATACGCGGTGGCGCAGTGGAATGCGGAAGCGGCTCGGGCTGTCCGAGACCGCGCCCGGCTCCGGCGTTCGCGTCGGCGGCCCGAATTCCCTTCGCGACGCGCTCGAACGCCATATCGATGTCCTGACCGAAAGCCTCGGCAGCCGTATCGATTTCGAGGACCGCTACCCGATTCCGTGCAGCCCCACCGGCTTCGGCGAATTCGCCCGCTTCGGCATCAGCCACGGCGCGGCCGGGGCGGTGTGGGCGCTGTCCCGGGTGGACCGGGTGCCCGAACGCGTGTCGACCGATTACCGGATCTGGCTGGAGAAGAATCTCGACCGGTTCGGCGCGCTCGGCAATGGCCTGCTCGACGGCTGGGCCGGAAATATCGTGGTGAGCGCCGAACTCGGGGACCACGACCTGGCCGCCCGCCTGCTGGACCGCCTGGTCGCGTCCGCCGATCTCGCCGCCTCGCCCACCGGCGTCCGCGGCGGCCTCGCCGGGCAGCTGCTGCTGGCGCTGTGGTGCCGCACCCACGCCAACCTGCCGGTCACCCCCGAGTGGCTCGCGGCCGCCGCCGACGAGGTGGAACGCCGGGTGCGCGACCTGCTCCGCCGCGACGACCCGCCGCCGACCGGCCTGCTGAACGGACTGTCGGGCGCGGCCTTGGCGCTGACCCGCGCGCACCGGGTGCTCGCCGACCGGCGCTACCTCGACACCGCCCGCGCCGCCCTGGACGCCGAGCTCGCCACCTATGTCGAGCACCGGGCCGAACAGCGCCTGCTCTTCCACTGGGACAGGCGGATTCGCATGCTCAGCTACCTGGATCGCGGCAATGCCGGGCTGCTCGTCGCCGCCGCCGAGATGGACGGCGCCTGGCATCCGGGCGAGGACACCCTGCGGGCGCTGCAGCGCGCGGCATGCAGCCGGGTCGGCGTGCAACCCGGCCTCTACATCGGGCTGGCCGGTGGCCTCGCCGCCAATGCCGTGCTGCGCAGGCGCACCGACTGGCTGGACGCCGACTACCTCGACCGGTGCAACGAGTGGATCGCCGCGAGCATCATGGCCTTCTCCGGCCGGGGCGCCAGCGGTTTCCACACTCCCGGCCAGCTGTCGGCCCGCGCCTCCGCCGATTTCGCCACCGGGAGCGCCGGTGTGCTTGCGGCGCTGGCCTTCTGGACCGGCCGCGGCACATCGTGGCTGCCGGGCATCTGCCGGGAGGTGCGGTCGTGA